In a genomic window of uncultured Sphaerochaeta sp.:
- a CDS encoding penicillin-binding protein activator LpoB: MKRIPLLLLLVVLLTGLLISCQSAVSVNRLSADTDIDLSGNWNDTDIRLVAQALVESSLSSPWVNQFKMKNPGKNPVVIVGTFMNRSSEHIDTSIIAKRYEMELVNSGKVDMVADQNFRASVRDEREEQQYFASEDTAKALGKEIGADYLLQGAVRTNLDQSGGSMVRTYYVSAELIDIETNRKVWVGEETIKKLIKQSKFKF; encoded by the coding sequence ATGAAAAGAATCCCTTTGCTGTTGTTGCTTGTTGTCCTGTTGACCGGGCTGCTCATCTCATGCCAGTCCGCAGTTTCCGTCAACCGACTGAGTGCAGATACGGACATTGATTTGAGCGGGAATTGGAATGATACGGACATCCGTCTGGTTGCACAGGCTTTGGTTGAGTCCAGCCTTTCTTCTCCCTGGGTCAACCAGTTCAAGATGAAGAATCCCGGCAAGAACCCGGTGGTAATCGTCGGTACCTTCATGAACCGCAGCAGCGAACATATTGACACCTCAATCATAGCCAAGCGCTACGAGATGGAACTGGTGAATTCCGGCAAGGTCGACATGGTGGCCGACCAGAACTTCCGTGCTTCGGTCCGTGATGAGCGCGAGGAGCAGCAGTACTTCGCCAGTGAGGATACGGCGAAGGCCCTGGGCAAGGAAATCGGCGCCGATTACCTTTTGCAGGGTGCGGTCAGAACCAACCTTGACCAAAGTGGCGGCTCCATGGTGAGAACCTACTACGTATCCGCTGAGTTGATCGACATTGAGACAAACCGCAAGGTATGGGTAGGGGAAGAGACTATCAAGAAGCTCATCAAACAGAGCAAGTTCAAATTCTGA
- a CDS encoding FAD-dependent protein produces MQKDINIRLSAEEAADTSLIRTKAAAKAGLSLSDIASSRVIRRSIDARRSPVVVDLVVRLSGEEEQAFQPTTYKMVDNSKAVIVVGAGPAGLFAALRLLELGLKPIVLERGVDVHQRKKDIASLMKTGKVNSESNYSYGEGGAGAFSDGKLYTRATKRGNVNSVLDQLCQHGASLDILSDAHPHLGSDRLPVIVEAIRNTILSHGGEVHFKTKVISFVRKSSKLVGVVTQTGQTFHGPVILATGHSARDIYEYLDAEHIALEPKALSIGVRLEHPQHLIDQMQYKQKEGRGLYLPAAEYSFAEQVKGRGVYSFCMCPGGFVIAAATENGQQVVNGMSSAARAGKFANSGMVVELKPEDLEQDQFGGALGVMRFQEALERRCYRASGETIKAPAQRMVDFVNHRVSKDLPETSYIPGLVNSDLHRVLPQFLSERLALGFEAFGRKASRFLTNEAILLAAETRTSSPVRIVRDPETRMHTTLDGLFPCGEGSGYAGGIVSAAMDGMASADAVKAYLEC; encoded by the coding sequence ATGCAAAAAGACATCAACATCCGGCTCTCTGCAGAAGAAGCAGCCGATACCTCCCTCATTCGTACGAAAGCAGCCGCAAAGGCTGGCCTTTCCCTTTCCGACATTGCATCGAGCCGAGTCATCCGGCGCAGCATCGATGCCAGGCGTTCCCCTGTCGTAGTTGACCTGGTGGTCCGTCTTTCTGGTGAGGAGGAGCAAGCCTTCCAGCCAACAACCTACAAGATGGTGGACAACTCCAAAGCGGTGATCGTGGTTGGAGCGGGTCCTGCCGGACTGTTTGCGGCCCTTCGGTTGCTGGAGCTGGGCCTGAAGCCCATCGTGCTGGAGCGTGGGGTGGATGTTCATCAGAGAAAGAAGGATATTGCCTCATTGATGAAGACCGGCAAGGTCAATTCTGAAAGCAATTACAGCTATGGTGAAGGGGGGGCTGGAGCCTTCAGTGATGGCAAGCTCTATACCAGGGCAACCAAACGGGGCAATGTGAACAGTGTACTCGACCAGCTGTGTCAGCACGGAGCTTCCCTGGATATTCTCAGTGATGCCCATCCGCACCTTGGCAGCGACCGGTTGCCAGTCATCGTGGAAGCGATCCGGAACACCATCCTCTCCCACGGTGGTGAGGTTCACTTCAAGACAAAGGTCATTTCTTTCGTGAGAAAATCCTCCAAGCTTGTCGGTGTGGTGACCCAGACAGGTCAGACGTTCCACGGTCCGGTCATCCTGGCCACCGGCCACAGTGCCCGTGACATCTATGAATATCTTGATGCAGAGCACATTGCGCTTGAGCCGAAGGCTTTGTCTATTGGTGTTCGCCTTGAGCATCCCCAACATCTCATCGACCAGATGCAATACAAGCAGAAAGAAGGGCGGGGTCTCTACCTTCCAGCCGCTGAATATTCTTTTGCCGAGCAAGTCAAAGGCCGCGGCGTCTATTCGTTCTGTATGTGCCCGGGAGGTTTTGTCATTGCGGCAGCCACTGAGAATGGGCAGCAGGTGGTGAACGGGATGAGCAGTGCAGCCCGCGCAGGTAAGTTTGCCAACAGCGGTATGGTAGTCGAACTCAAGCCGGAAGATCTTGAACAGGATCAGTTTGGAGGAGCTTTGGGGGTGATGCGTTTCCAGGAGGCTCTGGAAAGACGCTGTTATCGTGCAAGTGGGGAAACCATCAAGGCACCTGCCCAGCGAATGGTGGACTTTGTGAATCATCGTGTTTCCAAGGATCTTCCTGAGACCTCGTACATTCCCGGCCTCGTCAACAGTGATTTGCACCGTGTGCTCCCCCAGTTCCTCTCAGAGCGGTTGGCTCTCGGCTTCGAGGCATTTGGAAGAAAGGCTTCGCGTTTCCTGACCAATGAGGCAATTTTGCTGGCAGCGGAAACCCGAACCAGCAGCCCGGTGAGAATCGTGCGTGATCCTGAGACACGCATGCATACAACGCTGGACGGATTGTTTCCCTGTGGTGAGGGAAGCGGGTATGCAGGAGGCATCGTCAGTGCTGCCATGGACGGTATGGCAAGTGCTGATGCCGTCAAGGCGTATCTGGAATGCTGA
- a CDS encoding RNA-binding protein, protein MAKKIYVGNMSYNTSEEELRDLFAQYGTVLSANIIIDRETRRPKGFGFVEMEDDSAAIAAISQLDGQDFGGRNLRVNEAIAKPRPTYNRY, encoded by the coding sequence ATGGCAAAGAAAATCTATGTTGGTAACATGAGTTACAACACCAGCGAAGAAGAGCTTCGCGACCTGTTCGCACAGTACGGTACCGTGCTGAGTGCAAACATCATCATTGACCGCGAAACCCGCCGCCCCAAGGGCTTCGGCTTCGTAGAGATGGAAGACGATTCCGCTGCTATCGCTGCAATCAGCCAGCTTGACGGCCAGGACTTTGGTGGTCGCAACCTTCGTGTCAACGAAGCTATCGCCAAGCCCCGCCCGACCTACAACCGCTACTAA
- a CDS encoding TolC family protein: MNHRSVSLLLLMCILSPLGAQSMSLADAIKQAKAYNTDAQNAAITLSQKLNEAQINEYLPSIRLSAGATAQASLLDASYSANISPTATLSFSLSSANRYTDEQQSLSAQSAQSNYASTMQQIELAVTTAYWNVVAAELSLQMQQLEVAQKQEALERVRSEYEGGETTTLAVSQAELSLADAKLSKGSRERNLQEAKDQLSLLTGATVEGKLDDLLPIGELESLDALLALASSTTTIKKSELALEQAKLAYLEAQASSASPILSLDASTSFAANLSTTASTLRDATTVGVTISIPVDAYLKNSKANITLKNLDSDIEVAENTLEAGKKTLASSITSAYRSIEEAKKTIDYLGDYERLAQQSADLSQRAYDAGEISYRELAESQKSLSQAHLSLLAEQVNHTLLIHELAHLLQVPTTTLYKES; encoded by the coding sequence ATGAACCATCGTTCAGTCAGCCTGTTATTGCTGATGTGCATCCTCTCCCCGCTGGGAGCGCAAAGCATGAGTCTTGCAGATGCCATCAAACAGGCCAAAGCGTACAACACTGATGCGCAGAATGCTGCCATCACCCTCTCCCAAAAGCTCAATGAAGCACAGATCAATGAGTATTTGCCTTCCATACGACTTTCTGCAGGAGCAACTGCGCAAGCAAGCTTGCTCGATGCGAGCTACAGCGCCAATATCTCCCCCACCGCGACGCTCTCCTTCTCACTCTCCAGCGCCAACCGCTATACGGATGAGCAGCAGAGTCTGTCCGCACAATCGGCGCAATCGAACTATGCCTCTACCATGCAACAGATTGAGCTTGCTGTTACCACAGCCTATTGGAATGTTGTAGCCGCCGAGCTCTCATTGCAAATGCAGCAACTCGAAGTTGCACAAAAGCAAGAGGCGCTGGAACGGGTCCGTTCCGAATATGAGGGGGGAGAGACTACCACGCTCGCAGTAAGCCAAGCCGAACTCTCACTTGCAGATGCAAAGCTGAGCAAAGGCAGTCGCGAGCGGAACCTGCAGGAAGCGAAAGACCAGCTGTCACTCCTCACCGGAGCAACAGTGGAAGGCAAGCTCGATGATTTGCTTCCGATTGGAGAACTGGAAAGCCTTGATGCACTGCTTGCGCTCGCCTCCTCAACAACAACCATCAAGAAATCGGAACTTGCGCTAGAACAGGCGAAGCTTGCCTATCTTGAAGCCCAGGCAAGCTCAGCATCACCGATATTGTCTCTGGACGCTTCCACTTCCTTTGCTGCAAACCTATCAACAACAGCTTCCACGCTGCGGGATGCAACAACCGTCGGGGTTACCATCTCGATTCCTGTCGACGCATACCTGAAAAACTCAAAAGCCAACATAACCTTGAAGAATCTTGATTCAGACATCGAAGTTGCCGAGAACACGCTTGAGGCAGGCAAAAAAACCTTGGCCTCATCCATAACCAGTGCCTATCGAAGCATCGAGGAGGCAAAGAAGACCATCGACTATCTTGGTGACTATGAGCGTTTGGCACAGCAGTCGGCAGACCTATCCCAACGTGCTTACGATGCGGGAGAAATCTCATATCGGGAACTGGCTGAGAGCCAGAAGAGTCTTTCCCAAGCCCACCTCTCCCTGCTTGCCGAACAGGTAAACCACACACTTCTCATCCACGAGCTTGCCCATCTTCTGCAAGTACCTACCACCACCCTCTACAAGGAGTCCTGA
- a CDS encoding alpha/beta fold hydrolase, producing the protein MEPVLVPSMDGFFLSCMLYGVENPKGLVQIIHGAAEHKGRYHEVASILQAAGYCTLVSDLRGHGESIDSRFVRGYMPPIRVLVEDQYKISCFLMDLHPGVPLHMLGHSLGSNIARLYLGSHDGQLSSLVMTGCPFHVPGIMFGKAFVRILMLLLSEHGYGFISSKLTTSASLKWVCSDPSVIEERRSDPYRKNYRYQLASIHTIFDSVQKLHAWKLYACTNPTLPILCITGSDDPVPGGAAGLADTKHSLHRIGYTQVESKVFDGMRHEVLMEVDKQDVFDLVLSFLEHPGHNRTT; encoded by the coding sequence ATGGAACCGGTTCTGGTCCCATCGATGGATGGGTTTTTTCTCTCTTGCATGCTCTATGGGGTTGAAAACCCGAAAGGCTTGGTACAAATCATCCATGGGGCTGCCGAGCACAAGGGGCGGTATCATGAGGTTGCCAGCATCTTGCAAGCGGCAGGGTATTGTACCTTGGTAAGTGACTTGCGGGGACACGGTGAATCCATTGACAGCCGTTTTGTGCGAGGGTATATGCCACCCATCAGGGTGTTGGTTGAGGACCAGTACAAGATAAGTTGCTTCCTCATGGATCTTCATCCTGGGGTTCCCCTTCATATGCTTGGACACTCCCTGGGTTCGAACATTGCCCGTCTCTACCTTGGCTCGCATGATGGACAGCTCTCCTCCCTGGTAATGACCGGCTGTCCTTTCCACGTTCCCGGCATTATGTTTGGCAAGGCGTTCGTTCGCATCCTGATGCTGTTGCTTTCCGAGCATGGGTATGGCTTCATCTCCAGCAAACTCACCACCAGTGCTTCACTGAAGTGGGTCTGTTCAGATCCCAGCGTCATAGAAGAACGCCGTTCAGATCCCTACCGGAAGAATTACCGGTATCAGCTGGCTTCGATTCATACCATTTTCGACTCAGTGCAAAAACTGCATGCCTGGAAGCTGTATGCTTGTACCAATCCGACGCTCCCGATTCTCTGCATCACCGGTTCTGATGATCCTGTTCCCGGAGGTGCCGCAGGCCTTGCCGACACCAAGCATTCGCTGCATCGGATAGGCTATACGCAGGTAGAAAGCAAGGTATTCGATGGCATGCGCCATGAGGTTCTGATGGAGGTGGACAAGCAAGACGTGTTTGATTTGGTACTCTCCTTTCTCGAACACCCTGGGCACAACCGAACCACTTGA
- a CDS encoding EAL domain-containing protein has translation MALQGKLYSRIFRNVLFLVIPFVAISLFLFSSYERSVSSQASLRLQAEQQRGVLIIGNQIESAFSQFVSDLLVVYNSNEFSSYTQNVDEQSLLDVARLFVRITTQKEYILSQRFIGADGRELVQADRRAGNYITLAGRQELEDLGRSELFRYTRFLAPRVLHISGVSVETDENDQERTIITLALPAYQGSKFLGVVAIDFDACYLFSFLSAYQSSLQKDLNFLLIDTDGEVVLTGDAKCPDVYADERNLFSDVPALRKLFIETTQGSRSVDEVTYTFQAVYPKTNERLSWSPGPVRLWTLVSYFEESQLPDLADNFWLDNPLIKYGLAFLILALGTALVVFQQLRAGDKQQMRISSLIAGYANNGIVVCNAEGSITFCNKAFEELSGYSQEYLIGKTSPRMRNEANPISSSHGDTVANPAWVLHHSGQRILTHLSITTITDRRSRVEHTIEIYENSKWTPARLTSLRNGEATLPHQFHATILPSFPEDQMVACLCFHLENTREVETRLSQTERVLFSSNFASTLANLIGSRFPVYCFSLDYYVLFMEHEGPSEAFGKRMKSILVNLSEPYPFHSGSLPVRLGCGVAFKPSTSTSVFALLSDAALASTMIESRKNGPLLFYSEEVRSQFQRQNAIREALEGVFKTDQLSLHYQAQVSVASAKIIGAEALIRWNHPELGSIRPDEFLPMLKDQGRLDQLGRFVITESIEFLHRNRKTLENLCPSFSLALNLSAEELSNPALIDQLGALLRQYHIPDDMLSVELTEHTAVESFVNTNSILEKLHAQGIAIAIDDFGTGFSSLSYLLELSADKIKIDRSFISRYPESESITIYKTVLLLAKEVGAVVLAEGVEDEQQLAFLTEIGCDEYQGYLFSPAVNEQAFLTQLDEVNQRT, from the coding sequence ATGGCCCTACAAGGCAAGCTCTACTCACGAATCTTCCGTAATGTCTTGTTCTTGGTGATTCCCTTTGTGGCAATCAGTTTGTTCTTGTTCTCCTCATACGAACGGTCTGTTTCCAGCCAGGCTTCTCTCCGTCTGCAGGCAGAACAGCAAAGGGGTGTGCTGATCATCGGCAATCAGATTGAGTCGGCCTTTTCCCAGTTTGTTTCCGATCTTCTGGTTGTGTATAATTCCAATGAGTTTTCCTCCTACACCCAGAATGTGGATGAGCAATCCCTGCTCGACGTGGCACGGCTGTTTGTCCGCATCACCACCCAGAAAGAGTACATTCTCAGTCAGCGGTTCATTGGTGCTGACGGACGTGAATTGGTGCAGGCCGACAGGAGGGCTGGGAACTACATCACTCTTGCTGGGAGGCAGGAATTGGAAGACCTTGGGCGCAGCGAGCTGTTCCGCTACACCCGCTTTCTTGCCCCTCGTGTGCTCCATATTTCCGGGGTTTCCGTGGAAACCGATGAGAATGACCAGGAGCGGACTATCATTACCCTTGCGTTGCCAGCATACCAAGGTTCGAAATTCCTGGGCGTGGTCGCCATTGATTTTGATGCCTGTTACTTGTTTTCCTTCCTCTCCGCCTATCAATCTTCACTTCAAAAAGATCTCAACTTCCTGCTCATCGATACCGATGGGGAGGTCGTGCTTACCGGGGATGCAAAGTGTCCCGATGTGTATGCGGATGAAAGGAATCTTTTCTCAGACGTTCCTGCATTGAGAAAGCTCTTCATCGAGACAACGCAAGGGAGCAGATCTGTGGATGAGGTTACCTATACCTTTCAGGCGGTATACCCCAAGACCAATGAGCGTCTGTCCTGGTCTCCGGGACCGGTGAGATTGTGGACACTGGTCAGTTACTTCGAGGAGAGCCAACTTCCCGATCTTGCTGATAACTTCTGGCTGGACAATCCTTTGATCAAGTACGGATTGGCGTTTCTCATTCTGGCTCTTGGTACAGCACTGGTGGTTTTTCAGCAACTCAGGGCAGGGGATAAGCAGCAGATGCGCATCAGTTCCCTGATAGCAGGGTATGCAAACAACGGCATTGTGGTATGCAATGCCGAGGGAAGCATCACGTTTTGCAACAAAGCCTTCGAAGAGTTGTCCGGTTATTCGCAGGAGTATCTGATAGGAAAGACATCCCCAAGGATGCGCAATGAGGCGAACCCGATTTCTTCTTCACATGGTGATACGGTTGCAAATCCTGCATGGGTATTGCATCACTCCGGACAGAGGATTCTCACCCACCTTTCCATCACCACCATAACTGACAGACGTTCCCGGGTGGAGCATACCATTGAAATCTACGAGAATTCGAAATGGACTCCCGCCCGCCTGACTTCCTTGCGAAATGGTGAAGCAACGCTTCCACACCAATTCCATGCCACAATTCTTCCCTCATTTCCCGAAGACCAGATGGTTGCCTGCCTTTGTTTCCATCTTGAGAACACGAGGGAAGTGGAGACGCGTTTGAGTCAGACCGAACGGGTGCTTTTCTCTTCCAATTTTGCATCAACCTTGGCCAACCTGATCGGAAGTCGTTTTCCAGTCTACTGTTTCTCTTTAGACTACTATGTGCTTTTCATGGAACATGAGGGTCCCTCAGAGGCATTTGGGAAGCGGATGAAATCCATCCTGGTAAACCTGTCAGAACCCTATCCCTTTCATTCTGGGAGCCTCCCGGTGCGCCTAGGCTGTGGAGTTGCCTTCAAGCCTTCCACTTCTACCTCAGTGTTTGCCTTGCTTTCGGATGCAGCGCTTGCCAGTACCATGATCGAGAGTAGAAAGAATGGGCCTTTGCTCTTCTACAGTGAAGAGGTGCGATCCCAATTCCAAAGGCAGAATGCCATCCGTGAGGCCTTGGAAGGAGTGTTCAAGACAGATCAGCTGTCTCTCCATTACCAAGCACAAGTCTCTGTTGCTTCAGCAAAAATCATTGGCGCCGAGGCCTTGATCAGGTGGAACCATCCTGAGCTTGGTTCCATCCGGCCGGATGAGTTCCTGCCGATGCTCAAGGATCAAGGACGACTGGATCAACTGGGTCGGTTTGTGATCACCGAATCGATAGAGTTCCTGCATCGAAACAGGAAAACCCTCGAAAACCTCTGCCCCTCATTCTCCCTTGCGCTGAACCTCAGTGCAGAAGAGTTGTCCAATCCCGCACTCATCGACCAGTTGGGCGCCTTGCTCAGACAGTACCACATCCCTGACGATATGCTCTCTGTTGAGCTTACCGAGCACACTGCAGTGGAGAGCTTTGTGAATACTAACTCCATCTTGGAAAAGTTGCATGCCCAAGGCATTGCCATTGCCATCGATGATTTTGGTACCGGCTTCTCCTCCCTCTCGTATCTCTTGGAGCTATCGGCTGACAAAATCAAGATCGACCGGTCTTTCATCAGCAGATATCCTGAAAGCGAATCCATCACCATCTACAAGACAGTGCTCCTGCTGGCAAAGGAAGTCGGGGCTGTCGTATTGGCGGAAGGGGTGGAAGACGAGCAGCAGCTTGCGTTCCTGACTGAGATTGGGTGTGATGAGTATCAGGGATACCTTTTCTCTCCTGCTGTGAATGAGCAGGCTTTCCTAACGCAACTGGATGAGGTGAATCAGAGAACATGA
- a CDS encoding DNA-deoxyinosine glycosylase, with the protein MLSGFPPIESPQSKILILGTGPSVRSLQKQQYYGHERNAFWPIMAEILGGSIETYEQKYHLLLNHDIALWDVLARFERKGSSDAAYTQAVPNDIKSFLAEHDRIDRVLFNGQKAHLLHRKLIAQEIPGLQVCILPSTSPAYTLPYAEKRKRWQEALGM; encoded by the coding sequence ATGCTGAGCGGCTTTCCCCCGATCGAGAGCCCCCAAAGCAAGATACTCATCCTGGGTACCGGCCCAAGTGTCCGATCCTTGCAGAAACAACAGTACTACGGCCATGAACGAAATGCGTTCTGGCCGATCATGGCTGAAATTCTTGGGGGCAGCATCGAAACCTACGAGCAAAAATACCATCTTCTGCTGAACCACGACATCGCCCTTTGGGATGTACTTGCAAGGTTCGAGCGGAAGGGCTCGAGTGATGCTGCGTATACCCAGGCTGTTCCCAATGATATCAAATCCTTTCTTGCTGAGCATGACCGGATTGACCGAGTGCTCTTCAATGGACAGAAGGCACACCTGCTCCATCGCAAGCTGATTGCGCAGGAAATCCCGGGACTGCAGGTTTGCATTCTTCCTTCCACCTCCCCAGCCTATACGCTTCCCTATGCGGAAAAGCGCAAGCGATGGCAAGAAGCCCTTGGGATGTAA